The DNA segment CATCACGGTCGCCCGCTCCGGCGAGACCGAGGCGGACTTCATCGCCCGCCTGCTGCCCGCCGCCCAGCAGGCCGTCGCCGACCATGAGCACCTGGCCCGCGGGTACACCGGCGTGGAGAAAGCCGCGGCCGACCCCGTGGCGCTGCGGGACGGAAAGTTCGCCGCCGCCCTGGAGATCGTCCTCGACGGACTGGCGCTGCGGCTGGAAGCAACGGGGCCCGAGCGCCCCTAGGGGCGCGGGGCCGTATCAATATGCGGCTCCGCCGCATGGGCGCGACCGGCCACAACGAACCCGCGGACGCCGGACAGCCCGGCGCGGCATCCCGCGAAGCGCTACCCGTACATCCGGCGCATCGCGAACTCGACCATCTGCTCCACGGCCTTCGCGTCGAAGACCATGCGGTGCTCGCCCTCCATGTCGAGGACGCAGCCGTAGCCGGTCGGCAGCAGGTCGATCACCTCGGCGCCGGTGATGACGAAGTACTTGGACTCCTTGCCCGCGTACCGGCGCAGCTCCTTCAGCGAGGTGAACATCGGGATCACCGGCTGCTGGGTGTTGTGCAGGGCGAGGAAGCCCGGGTTGTCGCCGCGCGGGCAGTAGACCTTCGACGTCGCGAAGACCTGCTGGAAGTCCTCGGCGGACATCTGCCCGGTGGTGAAGGCCCGCACCGCGTCCGCGAGCGAGGGCGGTGACGGCTCGGGGTACAGGGGTGGCTGCTGGCCATAGCCGCCGACGCCGCCGGGCATGGGCTGCTGCGGCGAGGCGTACTGCTGCTGAGCGCCGACGTTCTGGTCGTAGCCGTACATGGACGCAAGAGTACCGAGAGCGGCGGGCAGAGCGGGCCGGTACCGGGGCCGCTACGGGGGCTCCGGCAAAACCGACAGCGAGTCGACAGCCGCCGCACTGCCTTCCGACAGCTGTCCCTCACTAGCGTCTGTCGTATCGGGAGTATCGGGAGGGGTGCCGGAACGGCACCGCACCAGCGAGGGGACAGCCATGGGCCGACACCACGCCGACGAGGTCCACGACGGCGAAGTCCACGAGCACGACAGAGGGCTCTCGTACGACCTTCCCGTCCTCGCCCGCCGGCGCATGATCCGGCTGATGGCGGGGGCGAGCCTGGTCCCGCTGGTGGGCTGCACCTCGCAGGACGGGACCTCGTCGTCCTCGGCCTCCTCCGCCAAGGGCTCCGCGTCGTCGTCCGCGTCGTCGTCCGCCGCGTGCGCGACCATCCCGGACGAGACCGCCGGCCCCTTCCCCGGCGACGGCTCGAACGGCGTGAACGTCCTCAAGGAGAGCGGTGTCGTCCGCAGCGACATCAGAAAGAGCTTCGGCGACTCCGCGGGCGGCACCGCCGAGGGCGTGCCCCTGACCGTCACGCTCACGGTCGTGGACGCCGCCTCCGGCTGCGGGACGCCGAAGAAGGGTGCCGCGGTCTACATCTGGCACTGCGACCGGGCCGGCGACTACTCCCTGTACTCCGAGGGCGTCACCGACGAGAACTACCTGCGCGGCGTCCAGGAGACCGACGACAAGGGCCAGGTCACCTTCAGGAGCATCTTCCCGGGCTGCTACGCGGGCCGCTGGCCGCACATCCACTTCGAGGTCTACGGCAGCCTGGCGGACGCCACGGCGGCCACGTCCATCACCAGCACGTCGCAGCTCGCCTTCCCCAAGGACGTCTGCGACACGGTCTACGCCTCGGACGGCTACGACGAGAGCGTGCGCAACCTCGCCGGTCTCTCCCTGGAAACGGACGGCATCTTCAGCGACGGTTACGACCAGCAGCTCGCCGAGACGAAGGGCAGTGCGGCGGAGGGTTACACGGCGACACTGACGGTTCCGGTGTGACCTGTCACAGATTGCGGATCGGGGTTGCGTCTTATTACTGACGGGTAGCATCATCGTAGCTACTTGTTGGTACGTGAACTAGCGCGAGGAACCAAGTGCCTCGCCGACCCTCTACGGAGCCGTGACCATGGGGCACTACAAGTCGAACCTCCGCGACATCGAGTTCAACCTCTTCGAGGTACTCGGACGCGACAAGCTGTACGGCACGGGTCCGTTCGAGGAGATGGACGTCGAGACCGCGAAGAGCATCCTCGAGGAGCTGACCCGGCTCGCGGAGAACGAGCTGGCCGAGTCCTTCGCCGACGCCGACCGCAACCCGCCGGTCTTCGACCCCGAGACGAACACCGCGCCCGTCCCGGCGTCCTTCAAGAAGAGCTACAAGGCCTTCATGGACTCCGAGTACTGGCGTCTCGGCCTGCCCGAGGCCATCGGTGGCACGACGGCCCCGCCGTCCTTGATCTGGTCGTACGCGGAGCTGATCCTCGGCGCGAACCCGGCCGTGTGGATGTACACCTCCGGCCCGGCGTTCGCCGGCATCCTCCACGACGAGGGCACCGACGTCCAGAAGAAGATCGCGCAGATCGCCGTCGAGCGGACCTGGGGCTCCACCATGGTGCTCACCGAGCCGGACGCCGGCTCGGACGTGGGCGCCGGCCGCACCAAGGCGGTGCAGCAGGATGACGGCTCCTGGCACATCGAGGGCGTCAAGCGCTTCATCACGTCCGGTGAGCACGACATGGAGGAGAACATCCTCCACTACGTGCTGGCCCGCCCCGAAGGCGCAGGTCCGGGCACCAAGGGCCTGTCCCTCTTCCTCGTCCCGAAGTACCTCTTCGACTTCGAGACCGGCGAGCTGGGCGAGCGCAACGGCGTCTACGCCACGAACGTCGAGCACAAGATGGGCCTGAAGGCCTCCAACACCTGCGAGATGACCTTCGGCGACCAGCACCCCGCCAAGGGCTGGCTGATCGGCGACAAGCACGACGGCATCCGCCAGATGTTCCGCATCATCGAGTTCGCCCGCATGATGGTCGGCACGAAGGCGATCTCCACGCTCTCGACGGGCTACCTGAACGCCCTTGAGTACGCCAAGGAGCGCGTCCAGGGCCCCGACCTCGCGAACTTCATGGACAAGTCCGCGCCCAAGGTCACCATCACCCACCACCCGGACGTGCGCCGCTCGCTCATGACGCAGAAGGCGTACGCGGAGGGCATGCGCGCGCTGGTGCTGTACACGGCGTCGGTGCAGGACGCGATCGCCGTCAAGGAGGCCGCGGGCGAGGACGTCAAGACCGAGCACGCGCTGAACGACCTGCTCCTGCCGATCGTGAAGGGCTACGGCTCCGAGAAGGGCTACGAGCAGCTCGCCCAGTCGCTGCAGACCTTCGGCGGCTCCGGGTTCCTGCAGGAGTACCCGATCGAGCAGTACATCCGCGACGCCAAGATCGACACCCTGTACGAGGGCACGACGGCGATCCAGGGCCAGGACTTCTTCTTCCGGAAGATCGTCCGCAACCAGGGCGCCGCGCTGAACTCGCTCGCCGAGGACATCAAGAAGTTCCTGGCGCTCGGCGAGGGCGGCGAGGAGCTGGCCGGTGCCCGCGAGCACCTCGCGAAGGCCGCCGTCGAGCTGGAGGCGATCGTCGGCCTGATGCTGACGGACCTCGCGGCCACCGAGCAGGACGTCAAGAACATCTACAAGGTGGGCCTGAACACCACCCGCCTGCTGCTGGCCTCCGGTGACGTGGTCGTCGGCTACCTGCTGCTCAAGGGTGCCGCGGTCGCCGCGGAGAAGCTTCCGACGGCCTCCGCCAAGGACAAGGCGTTCTACGCGGGCAAGATCGCCGCGGCGAAGTTCTTCGCGGCCAACGTCCTGCCGGGCGTCACCGGTGCGCGCAAGCTCGCCGAAGGCGTCGAGCTGGACCTGATGGAGCTGGACGAGGCCGCCTTCTAGTCGGCCCCTTCCAGTCGGCGGCCCCTTCCAGTCGGCGAAGGGGCGTCGGCGAAGGGGCGCCCTCACCGCCCCTTTCCAGCCACCTGTTCCAGTCACTCACGGACATTCCACATCGCCCTTACGAGGGCCCGCTCCCCTTCACCGGGAGCGGGCCCTCGTACGTCGTTAAGGTGAACCCCATGAGCGAACCCCCCCGCTTCGACCGCGGCCACACCGACGACCTCATGTCCTTCCTGGCGGCGAGCCCCACGCCGTACCACGCCGTGGCGAACACCGCCGAACGGCTGGAAAAGGCCGGATTCAGGCAGGTCTCGGAGACGGACGCCTGGGACGGGACGAGCGGCGGCAAGTACGTGCTGCGCGGTGGCGCGATCGTGGCCTGGTACGTCCCCGAGGGCGCGGCGCCCCACACGCCGTACCGGATCGTCGGCGCCCACACGGACTCCCCCAACCTGCGCGTGAAGCCGCTGCCCGACACCGGAGCGCACGGCTGGCGGCAGGTGGCCGTGGAGATCTACGGCGGACCGCTCCTGAACTCCTGGCTCGACCGCGACCTGGGCATCGCCGGCCGGCTGACGCTGCGGGACGGTACGACCCGGCTGGTGAACGTGGACCGGCCGCTGCTGCGCGTCCCCCAACTCGCCATCCACCTGGACCGTTCCGTGTCCGCGGAAGGGCTCAAGCTCGACAAGCAGCGGCATCTGCAGCCCATTTGGGGCCTCGGCGGCGACGTGCGCGACGGCGACCTGATCGCCTTCCTGGAGGAGACGGCCGGGCTCGCGGCGGGCGAGGTCGCCGGCTGGGACCTGATGGTGCACTCCGTGGAGCCGCCGGCCTACCTGGGCCGGGACAAGGAGCTCGTCGCGGGCCCGCGCATGGACAACCTGCTCTCGGTCCACGCCGGAGTGGCGGCGCTGGCCGCGGTGGCCGGCTCGGGCGCCGGACTGCCGTACATCCCGGTGCTGGCCGCCTTCGACCACGAGGAGAACGGCTCGCAGAGCGACACGGGCGCGGACGGGCCGCTGCTGGGTGGCGTACTGGAGCGCTCGGTGTTCGCGCGCGGGGGGTCGTACGAGGACCGGGCGCGGGCCTTCGCCGGCACGGTCTGTCTGTCCTCCGACACGGGCCACGCGGTCCACCCCAACTACGCGGAGCGCCACGACCCGACGCACCACCCGCGCGTCAACGGCGGGCCGATCCTGAAGGTCAACGTCAACAACCGCTACGCGACCGACGGTTCGGGCCGGGCGGTGTGGGCGGCGGCCTGCGAGAGGGCCGACGTGCCCTTCCAGTCCTTCGTCTCCAACAACTCCATGCCCTGCGGCACGACGATCGGCCCGATCACCGCGGCCCGGCACGGCATCAAGACCGTCGACATCGGCGTGGCGATCCTTTCCATGCACAGCGCGCGGGAGTTGTGCGGCGCGGAAGACCCGTGGCTGCTGGCGAACTCGTTGGTGGCGTTCCTGGAGGGGTAGTTCCTGGGCGGTGGGGTACCCGCCTCCGACCGGAACCACCGGACCGGACAGGGAGGCGACAACTCATGGGCCTCGGCGGGTGCATCATCCTCATCGCCGCGGGAGCCATCCTCACGTTTGCAACGGACTGGGAGATGGAGGGGGTCAATCTCGACCTGGTCGGGATCATCCTCATGATCGTGGGGCTCATCGGCGTCACGACGTTCAGCAGCATCGCCAGGCGCAAGCGCGTGGTGGTACCGCCGACGACCCCGGTCGTCGGCGAGCAGCCCCACCGGCGGGACGGCTACAGCGACGGTTACGGCGCCTGAGACTCCGCCCCGCTGTCCGTCCCGGCGAGCACGATCTCAGGGTTGAGGTGGAGGGTGCGGGAGAGGTCGGTGCCCGCACCCTCACCCTCACCCGAGAACAGCAGCTCGGGCGGGCGGCGGCGACTAGGAGCCGCGTCGAAGGGCCATGGATGAACTCCAGATACCGACCTGTGAGCCCGGACGCCGGACGAGGTGTCAGGGGATCCGCTGCCCGGCAGGCCTAGCGCAACGCGTGCCCGGTCGTCGCGTCCACATGGTCCGGCACCTCGTCGTGGTGGTCGCCGACGGTCAGGGTGCCCGTGGGTTCGAAGAGGAGGATGGCCGCGGGGGCGGGGGCGTACGGCTTGTGTTCGGTGCCGCGGGGGACCGTGAAGACGGCGCCCTTGGGGAGGACGACCGTGCGCTCGCCCTGGGGCTCCCGCAGGGCGATGTGCAGTTCGCCCTCCAGGACCAGGAAGAACTCGTCGGTGTGGTCGTGCACGTGCCAGACGTGCTCGCCGTCGACCTTGGCCACGCGGACGTCGTAGTCGTTGACGGCCGTCACGATGCGCGGGCTCCAGGTCTGCGTGAAGGAGGCGAGGGCGTCGCCGAGCGATATGGGTTCCATGTGCTCAGCGTGCGGGGTGGTCCGGGAACCGCGCGAGTGCTAGGAATCGCATATGGCGCAAGGATCCTCTCAGCAGCCGTCCACGCACCGCGTCGCCGTGATCGTCGACGAGGGCACCAACCCCTTCGAGGTCGGCGTCGCCACCGAGCTGTTCGGGCTGCCGCGGCCCGAGTTGGGCCTCGCCGGGCCGCTGTACGACGTGACGCTGTGCGCGCCCGCGCGTGAGGTGCGGATGAACCACGGGTTCTTCACGCTGACCGGGGTGCCCGGGCTGGACGTGGTCGACGCGGCGGACACCCTCGTCGTGCCCGGCCGCCCGGACAACGTCGTGCCGCGTGGCGCCGCCGTGCTCGACGCCATCCGGCGCACGCACGCGCGTGGCGCACGCGTGATGAGCCTGTGCACCGGAAGCTTCGCGCTCGCCGAGGCCGGGCTGCTCGACGGGCGACGGGCCACCACGCACTGGCGCTGGGCCGATGCCTTCCGGGAGCTGCATCCGAGAGTGCTGCTGGAACCGGACGTGCTCTTCGTCGACGAGGGCGACATCCTCACCGCCGCGGGCAGCGCCGCCGCGCTCGACCTGTGCCTGCATGTCGTACGGCGGGACCATGGCGCCGAAGTAGCCAATGCCGTGTCCCGGCGGCTGGTGTTCGCCGCGCATCGGGACGGCGGGCAGAAGCAGTTCGTGGAGCGGCCGCTGCCGGACGTGCCGGACGAGTCGCTGGCGCCGCTGCTGACGTGGGCGCAGGAACGGCTGGGGGAACCGCTGACGGTGGCTGACCAGGCGGTGCGTGCGGCGGTGTCGCCGGCCACCCTGCACCGGCGTTTCCAGGCCCAGCTCGGGACGACGCCGCTGGCCTGGCTGACGGGGGAGCGGGTGGCGCTCGCGTGCCGCCTGATCGAGCGCGGGGAGGAACGGCTGGACGTGGTGGCGGCGAGGAGCGGACTGGGCACGGCAGCGAACCTCCGCGTGCGCGTGCGGCGCGAGACCGGGCTCAGCCCGTCGGCCTACAGGCGGCGTTTCGGACCGGGCGGCGGGGAACCCCTCGTGTCATGAGATTCCTCGTACGCGACCGGCTCCTCGGCTTCGGTGACGACTACTGGATCGAGGACGACCGGGGCAACAAGGTGTTCCTCGTCGACGGCAAGGCGATGCGGCTGCGGGACACCTTCGAGCTGAAGGACGCCCAGGGGCACGTCCTCATCGACATCCACCAGAAGATGCTCGCCCTGCGCGACACGATGGTGATCGAGCGGGCCGGTGAACCGCTCGCCACGATCCGCCGCAAGCGGCTGTCCCTGCTGCGCAACCACTACCGGGTGTCCCTGGCGGACGGCAGCACGGAACTCGACGTCAGCGGCAAGATCCTCGACCGGGAGTTCGCCGTCGAGTACGACGGCGAACTGCTGGCCGTCGTCTCCCGCCGGTGGCTGCACGTGCGGGAGACCTACGGCGTGGACGTCGTACGGGACGACGCGGATCCGGCGCTGCTGATCGCGGTGGCGGTGTGCGTGATCCACCTGGCGGAGAAGGAGCGAGGGGACGACTGACGGGCGAGGCGGTGCTGACGGGCGGCGGCCGGGGAGGCCGGTGCGCCGTCAGCGACGCGGCGCCGTCAGCCCCAGCATCCGGTCCTTGAGCGCCGGGAACTGATCCCGTGTCACCGCGACCTTCCCCGGGTCGAACTCCACCGTCAGGACCTGCTCCCCCGCACCGGCCTGCGCCAGCACCTCGCCCCACGGATCGACCACGATCGAGTGACCGGCCTGTGGAACTCCCGCGTGCGTCCCGGCCGTTCCACAGGCAAGCACGAACGCCTGGTTCTCCACCGCCCGCGCCTGAGCCAGCAGCGTCCAGTGCGCCCGGCGGCGCTCCGGCCAGCCCGCCGGAATGACCAGGGTCTCGGCGCCGGCGTCGACGAGGCCGCGGAAGAGTTCGGGGAATCGGAGGTCGTAGCAGGTGGCCACACCCAGGGTCGTCCCGGGCAGCCGGACCGTCACCAGTTCCTCGCCCGCGCCCATGAGCACCGCCTCGCCCTTGTCGAAGCCGAAGCGATGGATCTTGCGGTACGCGGCGGCCAGATCACCGGAGGGGGAGAAGACCAGAGAGGTGTTGTAGAGCGGCCCTTCGGGGTCACGCTCAGGGATCGAGCCGGCGTGCAGCCACACGCCCGCGTCGCTCGCGGCCTTCGCCATCGCCTCGTACGTCGGCCCTTCGAGCGGCTCGGCCTCGCTGCCGAACTCCTCGTAGGCGAACGCCCCGGTGGTCCACAGCTCGGGCAGCACGACCAGATCCGCACCCGCCTGGTCCCGCACCAGCGAGGCGACCCTCACCCGACGCGATTCGACCGATTCGTCCTCATTGACGTCGATCTGAAGCAGAGAGGCGCGCACACTACCACCGTCCTGGCATTCGAGCGGTCCACACGGGCATCCACGCGGGGCCTACGATCGTCACACGAAAGCACTGCCGGGGTGCCTCACAGCAGCGTAACTTAGCGTTTCAAGACACCCGCCGACAGCAGCCGCCGCCCACTGGCACCGCCGCCACAACTGCCCGCGTACCGACGTTCCAACCGCCGAGGGGTCCCGTTTCCGTGAGTCTGCATCCCACCCTCCAGCCCTACGCCGACGCCTGGACCCACTCCATCGAAGCGATATCCGAGCTGGTGACGCCGCTTGTGGAGGGCGAGTGGAATCGGCGCACGCCCTGCCCCGGCTGGTCGGTCCGCGACGTCGTGTCCCATGTCATCGGGCTGGACTGCGAGATGCTCGGCGACCCGCGTCCCATCCACACGCTTCCGCGCGACCTCTTCCACGTCACCAACGACAACCAGCGCTACATGGAGATGCAGGTCGACGTCCGCCGCCACCACACGGCGCCGGAGATGACCTCGGAGCTGGAGTACACGGTCATCCGCCGCAACCGCCAGCTGCGCAACGAGTCCCGCGACCCCGGCACGAAGGTGCGCGGCCCGCTCGGGGCGGAGCTCACTCTCGAGGAGTCGATGCGGACCCACGCGTTCGACATCTGGGTCCACGAGCAGGACCTGCGCGCGGCCCTCGGCCGCCCCGGCAACCTCGACTCCCCGGCGCGCACGTCGCCCGCGACGTGCTGCTGGCCAAGCTGCCCGACATCGTCGCCACCAAGGCGGACGCGCCCCGCAGTTCGGCGATCGTGCTCGACGTGCACGGCCCGATCGAGTTCCTGCGCACCATCCGTATCGACATCCAGGGCCGCGGCACTCTCGAAACGGCCCCCGCGCTGGGCCCCGCCGCCACCCTCACCCTCGACTGGGAGACCTACGTCCGCCTGGCCTGCGGCCGCATCACGCCGGAGTCGGCGGCGGACCGGCTCAAGTCGGAGGGCGACGCGGACCTGACCGCGGCGATCCTGCGGAACTTCACGGTCACGCCGTAGGAGTCCGCAGGGCGCCGGGTGCCGCGAGGCGGCCGCCCGTTATTCGCTGTCCGCGGCAGGGGACGCGGGGTTAGCGTGCGTGCCGTGACTGACACGACAACTGAAAACGAGGCCGCCCCCGGCCCTCGTACCGACGAACCGCCCCGCCTCACCCGGTTGACCTTCCACGGTCCGCTGTCCGAGGCACGGGCGCAGGGTCTCGTCCAGCGGCTCACCCGTACGAAACCGATGTCGGTCCTCGACATCGGCTGTGGCTGGGGCGAGCTGATGCTGCGCGTCCTGGCTGCCGCGCCCGACGCGACAGGGGTCGGCATCGACATCAAGGCCGAGGACCTCGTGCGCGGCCGCCGCCTTGCCGAGGCCCGAGGGCTGGCGCGCAGGGCCGAGTTCGTCGAGGAGTCCGCGGTCGGGACCTCACGCGGTCCGGCCGACCTGGTCCTGTGCGTCGGGGCGAGCCAGGCCCTGAGCTCGGCCGAGCCGCCCCATCTCTACACCGACGCCCTGCGCGAACTGCGCCGCCTGGTCGCCGACGGCGGACGCGTGCTGCTCGGGGAGGGCTTCTGGCAGCGCACCCCGGCCCCTGCCGAACTGTCCGGCATGTGGCCCGGAGCCGCCCCCACCGACCACCACGACCTCGCCACCCTGCTCGACCTCGTGGTCGACGCCGGTTTCCGCCCGGAGTGGACGGAGACGGCGACCCTCGGCGAGTGGGAGGAGTTCGAGTCGGCGTACCAGGCGGACGTCGAGATCTGGCTGGCCGAGAACCCGGATCACCCGCTCGCGGCCGAGACGCGCGAGCGCCTCGACCGGCATCGCGCCCAGTGGATGAGCTACCGCGGGGTGCTGGGGATCGCCTACCTCACGCTCGTACCCGTGCGCGGCTGACGCTCGGGCCGACTACGCCGGTACGTGTACGGTCTCCACCCTGCTGGCGACCAGCCGTTCCCGCTCCCTGCGCGCCGCCTGCCTGCGCAGTCGCAGGATCTGGCTGACGCCCAGGGCCTGGAGGACGAACACCGCCGAGAAGGCGACGGCGTAGTCGTCGCCCGTCGCGTCCAGCAGCACGCCGACCACGAACAGGGTCGTCATCGAGGCGACGAAACCACCCATGTTGGTGATCCCGGACGCCGTCCCCTGACGCTCCGGCGGATTCGCCGGCCGCGCGAAGTCGAAGCCGAGCATCGAGGCGGGCCCGCACGCCCCGAGCACCGTGCACAGCACGATCAGCAGCCACATCGGCGCCGTCTCACCGGGCCAGGCCAGCGTCGTCGCCCACAGCACCGCCGTCGCCCCCACCGTGCCCAGCGCCAGCGGCAGCCGCGCCTCGTGGTGCCGGGCGACTACCTGGCCGTAGACCAGGCCCACGACCATGTTCGACAGGACGACGAGGGTGAGCAGTTCACCGGCCGTCGCCCGGGACAGCCCCTGCGCCTCCACCAGGAACGGCATGCCCCACAGCAGCAGGAACACCATCGCCGGGAACTGCGTCGTGAAGTGCACCCACAACCCGAGCCTTGTGCCGGGCTCCCGCCAGGACGCGGATATCTGGCGTCGTACATACGCCGACCCCTGGTGCGGCAGCGGCTCCGGCTCGTGCCCCTCGGGGTGGTCCTTCAGGAACAGGAGGAGCAGGACGAGTACGACGACACCGGCGGCCGCGCTGCCCGCGAACGCCGCCGTCCAGCCCACCCCGTGCAGCAGCCGCGCCAGAACGAGCGTGGAGACGAGGTTGCCCGCCATGCCCGCAAGGCCCGCGAGCTGCGCGATCAGCGGGCCGCGCCGGGCCGGGAACCAGCGGGTGCCGAGCCGCAGCACGCTGATGAAGGTCATCGCGTCGCCGCAGCCCAGCAGCGCGCGCGAGGCGAGGGCCGTGCCGTACGACGGCGAGAAGGCGAAGCCGAGTTGGCCCGCGGTGAACAGCACCACGCCGATGGTCAGCACCTTCTTGGTGCCGAGCCGGTCGACCAGCAGGCCGACGGGTATCTGCATGCCCGCGTACACGAGCAGTTGGAGGATCGAGAACGTCGACAGGGCCGAGGCGTTCACGTCGAAGCGGTCCGCCGCGTCGAGGCCGGCGACCCCTAGGGACGTACGGAAGATGACGGCGACGAAGTAGACCGAGACGCCTGTGCCCCAGATGGCGACGGCGCGGCGGCCGCCTGGGGGTGCCCCCTCTGGGGGAGGACCGCCCGGCAACGCGGCAGCCTTCATCGCTCCTCACCCCGCGCCAGATGCGAGAACCAGCCGATGTGCCGGTGGACCAGCCCGACGGCCTCCTCGGCGTCCCCGGAACGCAGGGCCCGCAGGATCTCCTCGTGCTCGACGAGGGTCTTGGCGATCCGGTCGGGGTGGGAGTGCAGGACTGCCACGCCCATGCGCAGCTGCCGGTCGCGCAGTTGGTCGTAGAGCCGCGACAGGATCTCGTTGCCGCCGCTGCGGACGATCTCCGCGTGGAAGCACCGGTCGGTGACGGCGGCCCCGGCGAGATCACCGGCGGCGGCCTGTTCCTTCTGCCGGGCGAGCAGTTCCTCCAGGCGCTCGATGAGCCCGGGGGGCGCGGGGACGGCCTTGCGCGCCGCGTGCTCCTCGACGAGCATCCGCGTCTCCACCACGTCCTTGATCTCCTGTGCGGAGACCGGCAGAACCAGTGCGCCCTTCTTCGGGTAGAGCTTGATCAGCCCTTCGACCTCCAGCCGCAGCAGCGCCTCCCGCACCGGAGTGCGCGAGACACCTACGGCCTGGGCGAGCTCGCCCTCGGTGAGCAGAGTGCCGCCCTCGTAACGGCGGTCCAGGACGCCCTGTTTGACGTGGGTGTAGACGCGGTCGGCGGCGGGGGGCTGCTTGAGCGTGGCGGGCGGGGCGGAAGGCATGGCCACAGCATAGATACAACACGTACGCATGGCGGTCGGCGTCCACCATGCGGACCCCAAAAGGGATCCCCGGGCAAAGAAGCGGCACCTGCCGCAACTGGTGCACAACCTTCTGTGTTAATTACGTGTCACACACGTGCGGCCCCACTTTCTTCCCCCTCCAACTCGGCCGCACTTTCGGGGCATTCGACGCAATCGGGGTATTTAAGTTGATAACCGCCACCAAGGGCCTCCGCGTCCGCAGAGCCGCAGCCGCCGCCGTCACGACCGGCGCCGTGCTCGTGACCGGAGCCCTCACCGCGGCTCCCGCGCAGGCCGTGACGGCACCCTCCATCACCGCCAAGGGCGGGTACCTGATGAACAGCGCGACCGGCACGACGCTCTTCACCAAGGCCGCTGACACCAAGAGGCTCACCGCCTCCACCACGAAGATCATGACGGCGAAGGTCGTTCTGTCGCAGTCGAACCTGAACCTGGACACCAAGGTGACGATCAAGAAGGAGGTCAGCGACTACATGGTCCGCAAGGGCTACCCGTCGACTGCCCGCCTGATCGTCGGCGACAAGGTGACCGTCCGTCAGCTGCTCTACGGGATGATGCTGCCGTCCGGCTGTGACGCGGCGATGGCCCTCGCAGACAAGTTCGGTTCCGGCTCGACCGTCGCCGCCCGCACCAAGAGCTTCATCGGCAAGATGAACACCATGGCCAAGAGCCTGGGCATGACGAACACGAAGTTCGACTCGTTCGACGGCATAAGCAACGGCTCCAACGCCTCGACGCCGCGAGACCTGACGAAGCTCGCCCGCAGCGTGATGAAGAGCTCCACGTTCAAGACCGTCGTGAAGACCAAGTCGTACACGGCCAAGACCATCACGAAGACCGGTTCCACCCGCACGATGGCGGCGTGGACGAACACCAACACCCTGCTCGGCTGGAACGGCACGCTCGGCATCAAGACGGGCTCCGGCACCGAGGCCAAGTACTGCCTGGTCTTCGCCGCCACGAAGAACGGCGAGCAGGTCATGGGCGCCGTGCTGACCGCCTCCTCGGAGGCCAACCGCACGGCGGACGTGAAGAAGCTGATCAACTACGGCTACGCCCGCATCAGCTGACCTCCAAGTACTGAGCGAAAGGGGCGGCCACTCGACAGGGGCCGCCCCTTTCGCTACCTCCCGTGGCTCACGCCCAGGTGATCAGCCGCTTCGGCTGCTCCAGGATCGCCGCCACGTCCGCCAGCACCTTGGAGCCCAGCGCACCGTCCACCAGCCGGTGGTCGAAGCTGAGCGCCAGCGTCGTGACCTGACGCGGCTTCACCTTGCCCTTGTGGACCCAGGGCTGGAGCTTGATCGCGCCGACCGCGAG comes from the Streptomyces sp. NBC_00443 genome and includes:
- a CDS encoding SAM-dependent methyltransferase, whose translation is MTDTTTENEAAPGPRTDEPPRLTRLTFHGPLSEARAQGLVQRLTRTKPMSVLDIGCGWGELMLRVLAAAPDATGVGIDIKAEDLVRGRRLAEARGLARRAEFVEESAVGTSRGPADLVLCVGASQALSSAEPPHLYTDALRELRRLVADGGRVLLGEGFWQRTPAPAELSGMWPGAAPTDHHDLATLLDLVVDAGFRPEWTETATLGEWEEFESAYQADVEIWLAENPDHPLAAETRERLDRHRAQWMSYRGVLGIAYLTLVPVRG
- a CDS encoding carbon-nitrogen family hydrolase, giving the protein MRASLLQIDVNEDESVESRRVRVASLVRDQAGADLVVLPELWTTGAFAYEEFGSEAEPLEGPTYEAMAKAASDAGVWLHAGSIPERDPEGPLYNTSLVFSPSGDLAAAYRKIHRFGFDKGEAVLMGAGEELVTVRLPGTTLGVATCYDLRFPELFRGLVDAGAETLVIPAGWPERRRAHWTLLAQARAVENQAFVLACGTAGTHAGVPQAGHSIVVDPWGEVLAQAGAGEQVLTVEFDPGKVAVTRDQFPALKDRMLGLTAPRR
- a CDS encoding MFS transporter, translating into MKAAALPGGPPPEGAPPGGRRAVAIWGTGVSVYFVAVIFRTSLGVAGLDAADRFDVNASALSTFSILQLLVYAGMQIPVGLLVDRLGTKKVLTIGVVLFTAGQLGFAFSPSYGTALASRALLGCGDAMTFISVLRLGTRWFPARRGPLIAQLAGLAGMAGNLVSTLVLARLLHGVGWTAAFAGSAAAGVVVLVLLLLFLKDHPEGHEPEPLPHQGSAYVRRQISASWREPGTRLGLWVHFTTQFPAMVFLLLWGMPFLVEAQGLSRATAGELLTLVVLSNMVVGLVYGQVVARHHEARLPLALGTVGATAVLWATTLAWPGETAPMWLLIVLCTVLGACGPASMLGFDFARPANPPERQGTASGITNMGGFVASMTTLFVVGVLLDATGDDYAVAFSAVFVLQALGVSQILRLRRQAARRERERLVASRVETVHVPA
- a CDS encoding helix-turn-helix domain-containing protein; the encoded protein is MAQGSSQQPSTHRVAVIVDEGTNPFEVGVATELFGLPRPELGLAGPLYDVTLCAPAREVRMNHGFFTLTGVPGLDVVDAADTLVVPGRPDNVVPRGAAVLDAIRRTHARGARVMSLCTGSFALAEAGLLDGRRATTHWRWADAFRELHPRVLLEPDVLFVDEGDILTAAGSAAALDLCLHVVRRDHGAEVANAVSRRLVFAAHRDGGQKQFVERPLPDVPDESLAPLLTWAQERLGEPLTVADQAVRAAVSPATLHRRFQAQLGTTPLAWLTGERVALACRLIERGEERLDVVAARSGLGTAANLRVRVRRETGLSPSAYRRRFGPGGGEPLVS
- a CDS encoding GntR family transcriptional regulator, which gives rise to MPSAPPATLKQPPAADRVYTHVKQGVLDRRYEGGTLLTEGELAQAVGVSRTPVREALLRLEVEGLIKLYPKKGALVLPVSAQEIKDVVETRMLVEEHAARKAVPAPPGLIERLEELLARQKEQAAAGDLAGAAVTDRCFHAEIVRSGGNEILSRLYDQLRDRQLRMGVAVLHSHPDRIAKTLVEHEEILRALRSGDAEEAVGLVHRHIGWFSHLARGEER
- a CDS encoding LURP-one-related/scramblase family protein; the protein is MRFLVRDRLLGFGDDYWIEDDRGNKVFLVDGKAMRLRDTFELKDAQGHVLIDIHQKMLALRDTMVIERAGEPLATIRRKRLSLLRNHYRVSLADGSTELDVSGKILDREFAVEYDGELLAVVSRRWLHVRETYGVDVVRDDADPALLIAVAVCVIHLAEKERGDD